The Streptomyces sp. NBC_00454 DNA segment CACCGGGATCACCGCCTCCCAGCTCTACGCGGCCGGCATGGTCGCCGCCGGCATCATGTCCACCAGCTTCCAGTCGCTCGGCATCTCCATCGCCGTCGAACGCGACGAGAAGGTGCTGCGCCGGCTGCGCGGCACCCCGATGCCGCCGGCCGCGTACTTCCTCGGCAAGGTCTGGATGGTGCTGGTCACCGGACTCGCCGAGACCGTGGTCCTGCTGATCGTCGGCGCCACCCTCTTCGGCCTGGACCTGCCGACCTCCGCCGCGAAATGGCTCACCTTCGCCTGGATCTTCGTACTCGGCCTGGCCGGCTGCGCGCTGCTCGGCATCGCGATCAGCAGCCTGCCCAAGTCCGGCAAGAGCGCGAGCTCGGTGGTCGTCCTGCCCTTCCTGGTCCTCCAGTTCATCTCCGGCGTCTACATCCCGATCGACCAGATCCCCGACTGGCTGCTGAACATCGGTGCGCTGTTCCCGCTGAAGTGGATGTGCCAGGGTCTGCGAG contains these protein-coding regions:
- a CDS encoding ABC transporter permease; this translates as MSTDVTKAAAALPGAWALGLSRGALEIKQFARQRDSVIFTFAFPIVFLTLFASIFSGTVEGTGITASQLYAAGMVAAGIMSTSFQSLGISIAVERDEKVLRRLRGTPMPPAAYFLGKVWMVLVTGLAETVVLLIVGATLFGLDLPTSAAKWLTFAWIFVLGLAGCALLGIAISSLPKSGKSASSVVVLPFLVLQFISGVYIPIDQIPDWLLNIGALFPLKWMCQGLRGVFLPESAAVLEQAGSWEYGKVALVLGAWVVGGLVLCLLTFKWKSNRDG